In one Nicotiana tomentosiformis chromosome 6, ASM39032v3, whole genome shotgun sequence genomic region, the following are encoded:
- the LOC104100698 gene encoding protein FANTASTIC FOUR 3-like, producing the protein MSTIVYQGFQSSSESHIIETTTLKLKVPTPTPTEFGRSPCIESNMENLYEKYQDTKKCSSNKNADLAGWSSLQNLPTVNSLNPKLDSKEKENSYVHPLSKQPSSSRLSEKSLALCTENLGCETGTDHIIESSIFSFSSDESNTVQAQSSATKTDIRVEYTPSSTTNYKVITNTESCRKLPPPLTTLRGSNSLQVSTHREGGRLIIKAVEVPKVHTYLQAERSNGRLQLCFLKEYGSSASKLDLLETTDDENEELKAENGIFESDISNEEDEDYEEEEDMEEGKDEEEEESGMNMDMNGNSYDVEVEIGIGNCQRIRRCKEGRKGNKNFCDWRKPLWVATS; encoded by the coding sequence ATGTCAACCATAGTATATCAAGGTTTTCAGTCAAGTTCTGAGTCTCATATCATTGAAACAACTACCCTTAAGCTCAAAGTGCCAACCCCAACTCCAACAGAATTTGGTCGATCACCTTGCATAGAAAGCAATATGGAAAATCTTTATGAAAAATATCAAGATACAAAGAAGTGCTCCTCTAACAAAAATGCAGACTTAGCAGGCTGGAGTTCCCTTCAAAATCTCCCCACCGTTAATTCTTTGAATCCCAAATTAGACTCAAAGGAAAAAGAAAACTCTTATGTTCACCCTTTATCCAAACAACCCTCTTCGTCTAGACTTAGTGAAAAGAGCCTTGCATTATGCACTGAAAATTTGGGATGTGAAACGGGAACTGATCATATCATTGAAAGCAGCATTTTCTCATTTTCCTCGGACGAGTCAAACACAGTACAAGCACAATCATCAGCAACAAAAACCGATATTCGAGTTGAATATACACCATCTTCAACAACAAATTACAAGGTGATCACTAACACTGAAAGCTGCCGAAAACTTCCACCTCCTTTGACAACATTAAGAGGGTCCAATTCCCTACAAGTTAGCACACACAGAGAAGGCGGTAGATTAATCATCAAAGCCGTTGAAGTTCCAAAAGTGCATACTTATCTTCAAGCTGAGAGAAGCAATGGCCGCCTTCAGCTATGTTTCTTGAAAGAATATGGAAGCTCTGCATCTAAACTTGACTTATTGGAAACGACCGATGACGAGAACGAAGAATTAAAAGCTGAAAATGGCATATTTGAAAGTGACATTAGcaatgaagaagatgaagattatgaagaagaagaagatatggAGGAAGGaaaagatgaagaagaggaagaaagtGGCATGAACATGGACATGAATGGAAACAGTTATGATGTTGAGGTCGAAATTGGAATAGGGAATTGTCAAAGGATACGTAGGTGCAAAGAAGGAAGGAAGGGCAATAAGAACTTTTGTGATTGGAGGAAGCCTTTGTGGGTGGCTACTtcctaa